A genome region from Sphingobacteriaceae bacterium GW460-11-11-14-LB5 includes the following:
- a CDS encoding bifunctional 4-hydroxy-2-oxoglutarate aldolase/2-dehydro-3-deoxy-phosphogluconate aldolase: MSNKHKILDAILEQGMLPLFYQDSESGSVEILRTLYKAGVRVFEYTNRGKSALPNFKKLKEIRDAEMPDLYLGIGTIKTPADANAFIEAGTDFIVAPIVNPAVAEIANKIGMLWIPGCMTPTEISVAQEHKAMLIKIFPANILGPEFISSIKDLFAGQLFMPTGGVEINADNLKTWFKSGVCAVGMGSKLISKDVMSKGLYEELFDNTKLALDLIQQSK; encoded by the coding sequence ATTAGCAACAAGCACAAAATTTTAGATGCCATTTTAGAGCAGGGCATGTTACCCCTTTTTTACCAGGATAGCGAATCGGGTAGTGTAGAAATATTACGCACTTTGTATAAAGCCGGTGTTCGTGTTTTCGAATACACCAACCGTGGTAAATCAGCACTGCCGAACTTTAAAAAGTTAAAAGAAATCCGCGATGCAGAAATGCCTGATCTTTATTTAGGTATTGGAACCATTAAAACGCCTGCAGATGCAAATGCTTTTATTGAGGCTGGAACAGATTTCATCGTGGCGCCGATCGTAAATCCGGCAGTAGCCGAAATTGCCAACAAAATCGGGATGCTTTGGATCCCGGGCTGTATGACGCCGACTGAAATCAGTGTTGCGCAAGAGCACAAAGCCATGCTGATCAAAATTTTCCCTGCTAATATTTTAGGCCCTGAATTTATTTCATCCATTAAAGATCTTTTCGCCGGACAGCTGTTTATGCCAACCGGTGGTGTAGAAATTAATGCCGATAATTTAAAAACCTGGTTTAAATCTGGTGTTTGTGCCGTTGGTATGGGCAGCAAATTAATCAGTAAAGACGTGATGAGCAAAGGTCTTTACGAAGAGTTATTCGACAATACAAAATTAGCGCTTGACCTGATTCAGCAAAGCAAATAA
- a CDS encoding MFS transporter codes for MNQPKTSKYRWTICLLLFLATTINYLDRQVLSLTWTDFIKPEFHWDNNDYGNITALFSIFYAISMLFAGRFVDKMDTKKGFLWAIGVWSVGACLHAFCGIATAGIINGNWFVGFEGAKDVIARVNDTGLIVSVSVTLFIFARFVLAVGEAGNFPAAIKATAEYFPKKDRAFATSIFNAGATVGALAAPITIPFIAKAYGWEMAFIIIGALGFVWMGLWIFVYNKPELHKRVSPEELAYIQQDVINDRKLADYVEETKEKVSFIDCFKYKQTWAFAFGKFMTDGVWWFFLFWTPAYLKSVYGMDSTQSALPLFVLYMITLLSIIGGWLPTYFVDKKGMNPYEGRMKAMLIFAFFPLLALAAQPLGHITYWIPVIIIGIAGAAHQAWSANIFSTVGDMFPKKAIATITGIGGMAGGLGSFIINKGSGLLFDYTGKNEIVFMGFKGEEAGYFIIFSICAVCYLIGWTVMKTLVPKYKVIELK; via the coding sequence ATGAACCAACCCAAAACAAGCAAATACAGATGGACCATATGTTTGCTGTTATTTCTAGCTACGACCATAAATTATTTAGATAGACAGGTACTTTCTTTAACCTGGACAGATTTTATTAAACCAGAATTTCATTGGGATAATAATGATTATGGAAATATTACAGCCTTGTTCTCTATTTTCTACGCCATCTCGATGCTTTTTGCAGGTCGTTTTGTTGATAAAATGGATACCAAAAAAGGATTTTTATGGGCGATAGGCGTTTGGTCTGTTGGGGCCTGTTTACATGCTTTTTGTGGGATTGCCACTGCCGGGATCATCAATGGAAACTGGTTTGTAGGATTTGAGGGTGCTAAAGATGTAATTGCCCGCGTGAACGATACCGGATTAATTGTTTCGGTAAGTGTTACCTTATTTATTTTTGCCCGTTTTGTATTGGCTGTTGGAGAAGCAGGAAATTTTCCGGCTGCAATTAAAGCTACTGCCGAATACTTCCCTAAAAAGGACAGGGCATTTGCAACCAGTATTTTCAATGCAGGTGCTACTGTTGGCGCACTAGCTGCACCAATTACCATTCCTTTTATTGCAAAAGCTTATGGATGGGAAATGGCTTTCATTATTATCGGCGCACTCGGTTTTGTATGGATGGGCTTATGGATTTTTGTGTACAACAAGCCAGAATTACATAAAAGGGTTAGCCCTGAGGAATTGGCTTATATTCAGCAGGATGTGATCAACGATCGTAAACTGGCTGATTACGTAGAAGAAACCAAAGAAAAAGTTTCATTTATCGACTGTTTTAAATACAAACAAACCTGGGCTTTTGCTTTTGGTAAATTTATGACCGATGGCGTTTGGTGGTTCTTTTTATTCTGGACCCCGGCTTACTTAAAATCGGTTTATGGCATGGATTCTACGCAAAGTGCGCTCCCTTTATTTGTGCTTTATATGATTACCTTGCTATCTATTATTGGGGGATGGTTACCAACCTATTTCGTTGATAAAAAAGGTATGAACCCATACGAAGGCAGAATGAAAGCCATGTTGATTTTCGCATTTTTTCCGCTTTTAGCCTTGGCAGCGCAACCTTTGGGACACATTACCTATTGGATTCCGGTAATTATTATCGGTATTGCAGGTGCGGCTCACCAGGCGTGGTCGGCCAATATATTTTCAACCGTAGGCGATATGTTCCCTAAAAAGGCGATTGCTACTATTACCGGTATTGGCGGTATGGCAGGTGGATTAGGCTCTTTCATTATCAATAAAGGATCAGGTTTATTGTTTGATTATACTGGCAAAAACGAGATTGTTTTTATGGGCTTTAAAGGTGAAGAAGCAGGTTATTTTATTATTTTCTCCATCTGTGCGGTATGTTACCTTATCGGCTGGACAGTAATGAAAACCTTAGTACCAAAATATAAAGTTATCGAACTAAAATAA